A section of the Acidobacterium capsulatum ATCC 51196 genome encodes:
- a CDS encoding response regulator transcription factor produces MKLLVVEDDVANAQFLERALAENGYNIDLAHNAAAAERLALEGGHAVIILDLGLPDEDGLSLITRLKAGGVKAPVLILSARRAVDDRVRGLEQGGDDYLTKPYALPELLARVRNLLRRNSSAPDTSTVLRVLDLEMNLLRREATRAGELLQLTTQEFALLEFLCRHAGRVVTRSMILQQVWGMRIQPDTNVVDVHIYRLRSKVERPDLPQLIRTIRGVGYVLRDK; encoded by the coding sequence ATGAAGTTGCTTGTCGTCGAAGACGATGTGGCGAATGCCCAGTTTCTTGAGCGCGCTTTAGCAGAGAACGGCTACAACATTGATCTTGCTCACAATGCCGCGGCGGCCGAGCGGCTGGCGCTGGAGGGTGGGCACGCCGTCATCATTCTGGATCTCGGATTGCCGGACGAGGATGGCCTTTCCCTGATCACTCGCCTCAAGGCGGGCGGAGTGAAGGCTCCGGTGCTTATCTTGTCTGCCCGTCGCGCGGTTGATGACCGGGTGCGCGGTCTGGAACAGGGGGGCGATGACTATCTCACCAAGCCCTATGCCTTGCCCGAGTTGCTGGCTCGCGTGCGCAATCTGCTGCGCCGCAATAGCAGTGCGCCCGATACTTCGACCGTGCTGCGCGTGCTTGATCTTGAAATGAACCTGCTGCGCCGCGAGGCCACGCGCGCCGGGGAATTATTGCAGTTGACCACGCAGGAGTTTGCGTTGCTGGAGTTTCTCTGCCGCCACGCGGGGCGCGTCGTGACGCGATCCATGATTCTGCAGCAGGTTTGGGGCATGCGCATTCAGCCGGATACTAACGTGGTCGATGTGCATATCTACAGGCTGCGCAGCAAGGTTGAGCGGCCAGATCTGCCGCAGTTGATTCGTACCATTCGAGGAGTGGGGTATGTCCTCCGCGATAAATAA
- a CDS encoding sensor histidine kinase, translating to MSSAINKTRGQTAAWRISLWGTAAFALGTVILFVFLHHFVAQEIQLRSDSWLSGEVETLGDVARHTPRGVLYDRIVSEVAELATKEVPHGREPEADPNRSVFFMQTTAGGALKLWVGEQNRNEALKSIQRANIQPGHPVNVHIAGISKDFRVADTRMDNGDLIYLGLSSRQEDQTLDTLRLYFFLICVGIVLLGFLIIFFTTRRMLGHVQRITETAAKIGHDDLRSRVPEVKGEDEVARLATTLNRMLDRIENSVRQLHTMTDALAHDMRSPITAIRGRLEAALLRTEDGGWVEPVASSIEDLDRLCEVLTKSLDVAEASADALRLHKEPVNLDEMLQTMVHLYEPSMAESGLSVTLRGFSPVFVSADPGLLQRMIMNLFDNEIKHLPPGCSVHVQLRAEEDSGWIVLEDDGPGFPAEVQPRLFEKYAKGPQSGGSGLGLAFVEAVVRAHNGHIRATNLPSRGIHMEIGLPLAPASQTAKAATASTA from the coding sequence ATGTCCTCCGCGATAAATAAGACGCGCGGTCAGACGGCTGCCTGGCGCATCTCCTTATGGGGCACGGCGGCCTTTGCATTGGGCACAGTGATTCTCTTTGTCTTCCTGCACCATTTTGTTGCGCAAGAGATTCAGCTTCGCAGCGACTCATGGCTGAGCGGAGAAGTGGAGACGCTGGGAGACGTGGCCCGGCACACCCCGAGAGGTGTGCTCTACGATCGCATTGTGAGCGAGGTGGCAGAGCTGGCCACCAAGGAAGTACCCCACGGCCGTGAGCCGGAAGCCGATCCGAATCGTTCTGTCTTCTTTATGCAGACTACCGCCGGCGGCGCGCTGAAGCTGTGGGTAGGCGAGCAGAACAGGAATGAAGCCCTGAAGTCGATTCAGCGAGCGAACATTCAACCGGGGCATCCAGTCAATGTTCACATCGCGGGCATCTCCAAGGATTTTCGTGTTGCCGATACGCGCATGGATAACGGGGATCTGATCTATCTCGGCCTTTCCAGCCGGCAGGAAGATCAGACTCTCGACACGCTCCGGCTCTACTTCTTTCTGATTTGTGTGGGCATCGTTCTTCTCGGATTTTTGATCATCTTCTTTACGACGCGTCGCATGCTCGGCCATGTGCAGCGCATCACTGAGACGGCTGCCAAGATTGGCCATGACGATTTGCGCAGCCGGGTGCCCGAAGTCAAAGGCGAAGACGAGGTGGCGCGCCTGGCGACCACGCTCAACCGCATGCTTGACCGCATTGAGAACTCGGTGCGGCAACTGCATACCATGACGGACGCGCTGGCCCATGACATGCGGAGCCCCATCACGGCAATCCGTGGCCGATTAGAGGCCGCGCTTCTGCGCACTGAGGATGGGGGCTGGGTCGAGCCTGTTGCTTCCTCCATTGAGGATCTTGACCGGCTCTGCGAAGTACTTACCAAATCACTGGATGTGGCGGAAGCCAGTGCCGACGCGTTGCGGCTGCACAAGGAGCCGGTCAACCTGGACGAAATGCTGCAGACGATGGTGCATCTCTATGAGCCGAGCATGGCGGAGAGTGGTCTGAGCGTGACTCTGCGAGGCTTTTCGCCGGTGTTCGTTTCTGCTGATCCCGGCCTGCTGCAGCGCATGATCATGAATCTTTTTGACAATGAGATCAAGCACCTGCCGCCGGGTTGCTCGGTTCATGTTCAGCTTCGCGCCGAAGAGGATTCCGGCTGGATTGTGCTGGAGGATGATGGCCCTGGTTTTCCTGCTGAAGTGCAGCCACGTCTCTTTGAGAAGTATGCAAAAGGGCCGCAATCGGGAGGCTCCGGACTGGGACTTGCGTTCGTCGAGGCGGTGGTGCGTGCGCATAACGGCCACATCCGCGCCACGAATCTACCGTCGCGGGGAATTCACATGGAAATCGGATTGCCGCTTGCACCAGCTTCGCAAACCGCGAAAGCCGCCACGGCCAGTACTGCCTGA
- a CDS encoding potassium transporter Kup: MAEEQAEVKGRDAYEKSFPEGSSKSRDRMSAALALAVLGVVYGDIGTSPIYALQQCFIGDHPLPVSQGNVLGILSLVFWTLVMVISIKYMVYVLCNDNKGEGGIFALLALLRPNKGQSRWSRRMLILIGVVGAATLYGDSMITPAISVLSAVEGLHVATPSLSAFVDPITVLILLVLFAVQKFGSGKIGIAFGPVMVVWFFSLAVLGIHGILHAPVVLFALLPTYAVNFFLHNGVTGFLVLSAVFLVTTGGEALYADLGHFGRTPIRRVWYGFVLPALLLDYFGQGALLLAHPKAVKNPFFLLAPHWALVPLVLLATAATVIASQAAITGAFSLTRQAIQLNYLPQFQVLQTSAESSGQIYVPLVNWLLMVAAIGLVLAFHSSTNLASAYGVAVNMSMAITTLLVFHVHLERNGWKLRSALLFLIVFLAIDLSFLGSNMLKIPDGGWISLAIGAAMLVVMTSWRQGSRLLAEQMAENAEPFDQFVQRIRKQKVPRLAGTAVFLTGRLHQTPPALQQVVRHIGVLQERVILLTVLIEKVSRVNLEDRLEVDVLEDGFVRVVLHYGYMQGPNIPSDLQRLNEHGIQLDLASISYFIGQVDMLAGRKRSGMMVLRDRLFVWMARNTRDMTSSYHIPAGQVMSVGLQVGI; encoded by the coding sequence ATGGCCGAAGAGCAAGCTGAAGTAAAGGGCCGCGATGCTTATGAGAAGTCCTTTCCTGAAGGTTCTTCGAAGTCGCGTGACCGCATGTCTGCCGCGCTTGCGCTGGCAGTGCTGGGTGTCGTTTATGGTGACATCGGCACCAGTCCCATTTATGCACTGCAACAGTGCTTCATCGGGGATCACCCGTTGCCTGTTTCACAGGGCAACGTTCTCGGCATTCTGTCGCTTGTCTTCTGGACGCTGGTGATGGTGATCTCCATCAAGTACATGGTCTATGTGCTGTGCAATGACAACAAAGGCGAGGGCGGCATCTTTGCCCTGCTCGCGTTGTTGCGGCCCAATAAGGGGCAGAGCCGCTGGTCGAGAAGAATGCTCATCCTGATCGGGGTGGTGGGCGCGGCCACACTCTACGGCGACTCGATGATTACGCCGGCAATATCAGTGCTGAGCGCGGTGGAAGGGCTGCATGTCGCCACTCCCTCTCTGAGCGCCTTTGTCGATCCCATTACCGTACTCATCCTTCTCGTCCTTTTTGCCGTGCAGAAGTTTGGCTCAGGCAAAATAGGTATCGCTTTTGGTCCGGTCATGGTGGTGTGGTTTTTCTCCCTGGCGGTACTGGGCATACACGGCATTCTGCACGCGCCGGTAGTTTTGTTCGCCTTGCTGCCAACTTACGCCGTGAACTTCTTTCTTCACAACGGAGTCACCGGCTTTCTGGTTCTGAGTGCTGTCTTTCTGGTCACCACAGGTGGCGAGGCCCTCTACGCGGATCTCGGTCACTTTGGCCGCACGCCGATACGCCGCGTCTGGTACGGATTTGTGCTGCCTGCCCTCTTGCTCGACTACTTTGGGCAGGGAGCCCTCTTACTTGCTCATCCGAAAGCAGTGAAAAACCCGTTCTTCCTGCTTGCACCTCACTGGGCGCTCGTACCCCTTGTTCTGCTGGCCACGGCCGCTACGGTGATTGCGTCCCAGGCAGCGATCACCGGGGCATTTTCGCTGACACGCCAGGCCATTCAGCTCAACTATCTTCCCCAGTTCCAGGTCTTGCAGACCTCGGCTGAATCCTCCGGGCAGATTTATGTGCCCCTGGTGAATTGGCTGCTGATGGTTGCGGCCATTGGTCTCGTGCTGGCTTTTCACAGCTCCACCAATCTGGCTTCGGCTTATGGCGTGGCGGTGAATATGTCCATGGCTATCACCACGCTCTTGGTCTTTCATGTGCATCTGGAGCGCAATGGCTGGAAGCTGCGTTCCGCGTTGCTTTTCCTGATTGTCTTTTTGGCCATTGACCTGAGCTTTCTTGGTTCCAACATGCTCAAGATTCCTGATGGCGGATGGATATCGCTTGCCATTGGCGCTGCCATGCTCGTTGTGATGACCAGTTGGCGTCAGGGATCGCGGCTGCTCGCCGAGCAAATGGCCGAAAATGCTGAGCCGTTCGATCAATTTGTGCAGCGTATTCGCAAGCAGAAGGTGCCCCGGCTTGCTGGAACAGCAGTTTTTCTCACGGGACGTCTGCATCAGACTCCGCCTGCGCTGCAGCAGGTGGTGCGCCATATTGGCGTGCTGCAGGAGCGGGTCATTTTGCTCACCGTGCTCATTGAGAAGGTTTCGCGCGTCAATCTGGAAGATCGGCTCGAGGTCGATGTGCTGGAGGATGGCTTTGTCCGGGTCGTACTCCATTACGGCTATATGCAGGGGCCGAATATTCCCTCGGATTTACAGCGCTTGAATGAGCATGGTATCCAGTTGGACCTCGCGAGTATCTCTTACTTCATCGGCCAGGTCGATATGCTGGCAGGACGCAAGCGGAGCGGAATGATGGTGCTGCGTGACCGGCTCTTCGTCTGGATGGCGCGCAATACCCGCGACATGACTTCGTCCTATCACATCCCGGCGGGGCAGGTGATGTCGGTTGGCTTGCAGGTAGGTATTTGA
- a CDS encoding TraR/DksA family transcriptional regulator — translation MMKKLEIPSRKVQRKAGNVARKTLQQKLVEQKTELERSVLATVRQGREPEMENRIDPADQAVMSYQQELIFSQGTNKHTQLSLVRLALERLEDGSYGECAECGEDISPRRLEAVPWTPYCISCQEKVENGGFEGGSRAA, via the coding sequence ATGATGAAGAAACTTGAGATCCCCTCTCGCAAAGTGCAGAGAAAAGCGGGGAATGTAGCCCGGAAGACACTGCAGCAGAAACTGGTGGAGCAGAAGACGGAACTGGAACGTTCCGTTCTGGCCACTGTGCGGCAGGGCCGCGAACCCGAAATGGAAAACCGTATCGATCCTGCCGATCAGGCTGTAATGTCTTACCAGCAGGAGCTGATCTTCAGCCAGGGGACCAACAAGCATACGCAGCTTTCTCTGGTGCGGCTGGCGCTGGAGCGGCTGGAAGACGGCTCCTATGGCGAGTGCGCGGAATGTGGAGAGGACATCAGCCCTCGGCGGCTGGAAGCAGTTCCCTGGACCCCCTACTGCATCTCCTGCCAGGAAAAAGTGGAAAATGGCGGGTTTGAGGGCGGCTCTCGCGCCGCCTGA
- the pckA gene encoding phosphoenolpyruvate carboxykinase (ATP), giving the protein MGATTVTRDLKQLIEGPYVHRNLSTPQLVETAVARGEGRLALNGALVARTGARTGRSPRDKFAVEDELTQERVHWGKVNQPFPKDKFHALLDRVLAHMAERDLYVMDLAAGADRKYQLPIQVICEYAWHALFVKQLFIRPTLAELETHMPEFTVIAAPEFEAIPERDGTKSGTFIVADFSERIILIGGTKYAGEMKKSIFGVMNFLLPERNVFPMHCSANIGQQGDTALFFGLSGTGKTTLSADPQRFLIGDDEHGWSADGVFNFEGGCYAKCVDLSEEKEPQIFRAIRFGSVLENVVIDRRTGVPDYTDVRYTENTRAAYPIDYIDNAVIPGVGGHPKNVLFLAADAFGVLPPVAKLDPDQAMYHFLSGYTAKLAGTEAGLGSEPVPEFSTCFGSPFLPLAPRVYAEMLGRRLREHGAQCWLVNTGWSGGGFGVGQRMSLKITRAIVDAILNGTLANAEYATEHAFGLSIPTSCPHVPADILNPRNMWAEKTAYDAQAQMLAAKFEENFKKFDVPANVRAAGPHARK; this is encoded by the coding sequence ATGGGAGCGACCACGGTCACGCGGGATCTGAAGCAACTCATTGAGGGTCCATACGTTCACCGCAATTTATCGACGCCGCAACTGGTGGAAACAGCCGTGGCGCGTGGCGAGGGCCGTCTGGCCTTGAATGGCGCGCTGGTGGCGCGCACAGGTGCCCGCACCGGCCGCTCTCCCCGCGACAAGTTCGCGGTGGAGGATGAGCTCACGCAGGAGCGCGTCCACTGGGGCAAGGTCAACCAGCCGTTTCCTAAAGACAAGTTTCATGCGCTGCTCGACCGCGTGCTGGCGCATATGGCCGAGCGCGACCTCTACGTGATGGATCTGGCAGCGGGCGCGGACCGGAAGTACCAGCTTCCGATTCAGGTGATTTGCGAGTACGCCTGGCATGCGCTTTTTGTGAAGCAGCTTTTCATTCGCCCTACCCTGGCCGAACTGGAAACGCACATGCCCGAATTCACCGTGATCGCCGCGCCGGAATTTGAGGCCATCCCCGAGCGGGATGGAACCAAGTCGGGCACGTTCATTGTGGCCGATTTTTCCGAGCGCATCATTCTCATCGGCGGCACCAAGTACGCCGGCGAAATGAAGAAATCCATCTTCGGCGTCATGAATTTTCTGCTGCCCGAGCGCAATGTCTTCCCCATGCACTGCTCGGCCAACATTGGCCAGCAAGGCGACACGGCGCTCTTCTTCGGGCTTTCCGGCACCGGTAAAACAACTCTCTCGGCCGACCCTCAGCGCTTTCTCATCGGCGACGACGAGCATGGCTGGAGCGCCGACGGCGTCTTTAACTTTGAGGGCGGCTGCTATGCCAAGTGCGTTGATCTGTCAGAGGAAAAAGAGCCGCAGATTTTCCGCGCCATTCGCTTCGGTTCGGTGCTCGAAAACGTGGTGATTGACCGCCGGACCGGCGTGCCGGACTACACCGATGTGCGCTATACCGAAAACACGCGCGCGGCCTACCCTATCGATTACATCGACAACGCCGTCATCCCCGGCGTGGGTGGCCACCCGAAGAATGTGCTGTTTCTCGCCGCCGATGCCTTCGGCGTGCTGCCTCCGGTTGCCAAGCTCGATCCGGACCAGGCGATGTATCACTTTCTTTCCGGCTACACGGCGAAGCTGGCCGGCACCGAGGCTGGCCTCGGCAGCGAGCCGGTACCGGAGTTCTCCACCTGCTTTGGCTCACCGTTTCTGCCGCTTGCGCCACGTGTTTATGCCGAGATGCTGGGCCGCCGTCTGCGCGAGCATGGCGCGCAGTGCTGGCTGGTCAACACGGGCTGGAGCGGAGGCGGCTTCGGCGTGGGCCAGCGCATGAGCCTCAAGATCACACGCGCCATTGTGGATGCGATCCTCAACGGCACACTCGCCAACGCCGAATACGCGACGGAGCACGCCTTCGGGCTCAGCATTCCCACCTCATGCCCCCACGTTCCGGCGGATATTCTCAACCCGCGCAATATGTGGGCCGAGAAGACGGCTTATGACGCGCAGGCGCAGATGCTGGCTGCGAAGTTTGAAGAGAACTTCAAGAAGTTCGACGTGCCTGCCAATGTTCGCGCGGCCGGGCCACACGCAAGAAAGTAG
- a CDS encoding lmo0937 family membrane protein: protein MFLLLALLLVIVWVVSFVTFHVAGFLIHILLILAVISLILHFFRGKKSA, encoded by the coding sequence ATGTTCCTGTTACTCGCGCTGTTGCTGGTGATTGTCTGGGTCGTTTCGTTCGTGACATTTCACGTGGCCGGATTCCTCATTCACATCCTGCTGATTCTGGCTGTGATTTCGCTGATCCTGCACTTCTTCCGAGGGAAGAAGTCGGCCTGA